In one window of Opitutus sp. GAS368 DNA:
- a CDS encoding ferritin-like domain-containing protein: MKKTAKITRKEMVKLLNEDLAREFQAVIAYVVYSQTMKGAKFQAIAGELKKHAGEELNHALLIAKQIDYFNGTPVTVPKPVKMSAKAGAMLRFDLQNEADTIKAYRTRVRQAEAMGEYGLSEVLRQIIAQEQEHLTDLADALGIDNPKIGE; this comes from the coding sequence ATGAAAAAAACCGCCAAAATCACCCGCAAGGAGATGGTCAAGCTGCTCAACGAGGATCTCGCCCGGGAATTCCAGGCGGTCATCGCCTATGTCGTCTACAGCCAGACGATGAAGGGCGCCAAGTTCCAGGCCATCGCCGGCGAGCTCAAGAAACACGCCGGCGAAGAACTGAACCACGCGTTGCTGATCGCCAAGCAGATTGATTATTTCAACGGCACACCCGTCACCGTGCCGAAGCCGGTGAAGATGTCCGCCAAGGCCGGGGCCATGTTGCGCTTCGACCTGCAGAACGAGGCCGATACGATCAAGGCCTACCGCACGCGGGTCCGGCAGGCGGAGGCGATGGGTGAATACGGCCTGAGCGAGGTCCTGCGGCAGATCATCGCGCAGGAGCAGGAGCACCTGACGGACCTGGCGGACGCCCTCGGCATCGA